A genomic region of Haliotis asinina isolate JCU_RB_2024 chromosome 1, JCU_Hal_asi_v2, whole genome shotgun sequence contains the following coding sequences:
- the LOC137272042 gene encoding uncharacterized protein: MNTVTIIVTITLSDILIYTITISDIVTLSEILIYTITIIVTVILSEILIYTITIMLTVTLSEILMYTVTIIVTITLSEILIYTITIIYNVTLSEIVIYTITIMLTVTLIEILIYTITVTITLSEILIYTITIIYNVTLSEIVIYTITIMLTVTLIEIHIYTINITVTITLSEILSEILINTITIIITITLSNISSNLFEWHFRS, encoded by the coding sequence ATGAACACCGTGACCATCATTGTTACCATCACCCTCAGCGATATCCTCATCTACACCATCACCATCAGCGACATCGTCACCCTCAGCGAGATTCTCATctacaccatcaccatcatcgttACCGTCATCCTCAGCGAGATCCTCATCTACACTATCACCATCATGCTCACCGTCACCCTCAGCGAGATCCTCATGTACACCGTCACCATCATTGTTACCATCACCCTCAGCGAGATCCTCATctacaccatcaccatcatctatAACGTCACCCTCAGCGAGATTGTCATctacaccatcaccatcatgcTCACTGTCACCCTCATCGAGATCCTCATCTACACCATCACTGTTACCATCACCCTCAGCGAGATCCTCATctacaccatcaccatcatctatAACGTCACCCTCAGCGAGATTGTCATctacaccatcaccatcatgcTCACTGTCACCCTCATCGAGATCCACATCTACACCATCAATATCACTGTTACCATCACCCTCAGCGAGATCCTCAGCGAGATCctcatcaacaccatcaccatcatcattaccatcaccctcagcaatatctcatctaatctgtttgaatggcattttagaagttga